In Arachis hypogaea cultivar Tifrunner chromosome 2, arahy.Tifrunner.gnm2.J5K5, whole genome shotgun sequence, a genomic segment contains:
- the LOC112745316 gene encoding uncharacterized protein, with protein MAVTVKTMALIVSVFGLLSFILGVIAENKKPAAGTPVPAKGVVTCKFPADPTVALGYLSFAFLIVSTVAGYMSLFYPYKGKSVPQGVLFKSTSFLVFFNIAVFTTGLAATMLLWPTITEQMHLQRNVHNDLTYTCPTAKTGLLGGGAFLSLDSSLFWLIALMLADNAREDFMDEEIKGGELSSSAYATHTVVTASP; from the exons ATGGCTGTCACTGTTAAAACCATGGCCCTCATTGTTTCGGTCTTCGGTCTCCTCTCTTTCATTCTCGGTGTTATAGCCGAAAACAAGAAG CCTGCAGCCGGAACCCCAGTACCTGCCAAGGGGGTTGTCACCTGCAAGTTCCCAGCTGATCCAACAGTCGCATTGGGCTATCTTTCCTTTGCATTTCTCATTGTATCTACTGTGGCCGGATACATGTCTCTCTTTTATCCTTACAAGGGGAAGTCTGTTCCACAAGGTGTTCTATTTAAAAGCACTAGTTTCTTGGTATTCTTCAACATTGCAGT GTTCACGACCGGACTAGCTGCAACTATGTTGTTATGGCCGACAATCACTGAACAGATGCACCTTCAGCGCAACGTACACAATGATCTCACCTATACTTGCCCTACTGCTAAAACCGGTCTCCTTGGAGGCGGTGCATTTCTATCGCTTGATTCTTCTCTCTTTTGGCTAATTGCCCTTATGCTAGCAGACAACGCCCGCGAAGATTTCATGGATGAAGAAATTAAAGGGGGCGAGCTTTCCTCAAGTGCTTATGCCACACATACAGTGGTGACAGCAAGTCCCTAG